One genomic segment of Pseudomonas sp. p1(2021b) includes these proteins:
- a CDS encoding phage tail protein, protein MPWYRTGTVAITAGQTTVTGTGTNFSANARVGDALLGPDGNWYEVTNIASTTVLSILPAYKGTTISGGTYAITPVQGYTKTLADKFNDIANQWGSTLAGLGSVSTENVVPVAKGGTGGTTQSTARNGLGLKSAAVADIVGTVSQSGGVPTGAILEQISNANGNAAKYANGTLICWANIDATITCTATGSIYRDLAPVGGTWTFPVAFIVRPQVMFMGLAQGVWTTTASTNPVPTNTQAGFVAFSTVALSGASLKVEAIAIGRWY, encoded by the coding sequence ATGCCATGGTATAGAACAGGCACGGTCGCGATCACGGCTGGCCAAACGACGGTGACCGGTACCGGCACCAATTTCTCAGCGAATGCCCGGGTTGGCGATGCACTGCTAGGCCCGGATGGAAACTGGTATGAGGTGACCAACATTGCCAGCACCACGGTGCTGAGCATCTTGCCCGCCTACAAGGGCACCACAATCAGCGGAGGCACCTACGCCATCACGCCGGTCCAGGGCTACACCAAGACCTTGGCTGACAAGTTCAACGATATCGCGAACCAGTGGGGCTCGACCCTGGCCGGCCTTGGCTCGGTGTCGACCGAGAACGTCGTCCCGGTTGCCAAGGGCGGCACCGGCGGCACGACGCAATCGACAGCGCGAAACGGTCTGGGCCTGAAATCGGCCGCAGTGGCCGATATTGTCGGCACGGTAAGCCAAAGCGGTGGGGTGCCGACCGGGGCCATCCTGGAGCAGATAAGCAATGCCAACGGCAACGCCGCCAAGTACGCCAACGGAACTCTCATCTGCTGGGCGAACATAGACGCTACGATCACTTGCACTGCCACCGGCTCGATTTATCGAGATCTGGCGCCAGTTGGCGGAACTTGGACATTCCCTGTTGCCTTTATCGTTCGCCCGCAAGTCATGTTTATGGGGCTAGCGCAGGGTGTTTGGACAACGACGGCGTCTACCAATCCCGTACCCACTAATACCCAGGCGGGATTTGTGGCGTTTTCAACGGTGGCGCTTAGCGGCGCAAGTCTTAAAGTAGAAGCCATTGCAATTGGAAGGTGGTACTAA